A segment of the Streptomyces pactum genome:
GCGGGTACCCGCGGGCGGAACTTCCATGGGGCCGGACCGTGAGTGCGGCCCCGCCGCGCCCAACTAGGCTCTTCCGCATGGACATTCTGGGAGCCACACTGCGCATCTACGTCGACGACCTGGACAAGGCGATCCCCTTCTACGAAGGTCTGGCCGGCGGTCCGGCCCACCGCTTCGAACGCGGCGGTGTCCAAGTCGCCGCGGTCGGCTGCTTCCTGTTGATGAGCGGCCCCGAGTCCCAGCTCGAGGTACTGCGCAAGATCACCGCGACGATCGCCGTGACCGACGTCGAGGAGACCCATCGTGTCCTGACCTCGCTGGGCGCGGACATCATCGCGGGCCCGGTCCCGACGCCGGCGGGCCGCAACCTGATCGCCCGGCACCCGGACGGCACGATCTACGAGTACGTGGACCGGCGGGCGTAGCGGCGGGCCGGGCGGGCTCACCCTCCGTCCGGCCGCATCCGGAAGTCGTGGCGGGCCGGGAGCGGTTCGTCGCCGAGCCGGGCCCACAGCCGGCCGATGCTCTCCGCACCCTCCCGCAGGTCGGCGACCTCGAAGCCCTCGTCGAAGACGGCCCGTGCCGCCTCGCGCCGGCCCTCGGCGGCCAGCAGCTCCGCCTCGGTCAGCCGGAACCGGCCGCGGGCTCGGGTCGCGGGGCGCAGCCGCTGCCACACGGCACGGGCGTCCGCCGTGCGCCCGACCGCGAGCAGCGCCTCGATCGCCTCGCGGCCGAGCGCGGCGGCGACGGCCGTCCACTGGGCGTCTTCGACGCGGACGTCCGTCTCCTCCCGTTGCTCCCGCAGTCGCTCGCACAGGTCGTCGAAGGCCTCGGTGTACCGGTCGGCGGCCCGCTCGTGGTGTCCGTCCTCCCGGTCGGCGACGGCGAGGCAGCGCAGCAGGGGCCAGCCGGCGGGCGCGGTCTTCAGGCCGCGCTCCCAACTGCGCACCGCCTGGGCCCGGTCGCCGCCGTGCCACTGGGCGACGCCGAGGTGGTACTCGGCGATCGGTGTGGCGGCCGTGGTCTCCAGCATGTCCCGCCAGGGCCGGGCGACCAGGGTGCTCCCGGGCGGTTCGTGGCGCCCCGGTTCGGGCAGCGAACCGGTGCGCAGCAGGTGCAGCCAGGGCCGCTGCTCGTCGCCGAGGGTGTCCTCGGCGAAGGGCGTGCCGGGCAGCTTCCAGCCCGTGCGCAGCACTTCGAGCGCGCCCCATCCCGAGCCGGTGGCGAGGCTCTGACCGGGCTCGGCGTCGGCGTACGGCAGCCAGGCCTCGTACGCCGCGTCGACGTCGTCGCGCGGCAGGACCGCCTCCAGCCGGTCCTCGGCGCGGCGCAGTGCGGCGTGCCACTCGCCCCGGGGCGCCGCGTCGAGCGGCCCGTACGCCTCCAGCCAGGACACCTCGCTCTCCGCCTCCAGCCTGACGTGCTCCAACTGGGTGCGGGCGAGCCCGGCCTGGATCTCGCAGTAGCCGCCGGTGCCGGGCTCGGTGAGCCACTCCTGCCAGCGCCGCCCGCCGGATCCCGTGCCCCACACGAACAGCTTGCGGCCGCGCAGTAGGTCGGTCGACGTCTGCGCCAGCCCGTGCCCGTGCTCGTCGAGGGCGGCGATCCAGCGGCGCCGGCCGTCCGGCACCTCGTAGAAGTAGTCGGCGGGGTGGGTGCTGTTCAGCGGGTACGTCCGGTCGGTCCCGTCGTACGACGGGACGGGCACCCGCCGCAGCCGCCGTTCGTAGCCGAAGAGCCATGCCTCGTCGGCCGGGGCGAGGACGCGGCGGTCCTCGGGCACGGCGATGTTGGACCACCAGTAGGTGGGGACCGGGCGCTCGTGCGGATTGCGGATCCGGACGCCGACGTGGAGGAAGTCCGAGCCCTCCGGCAGCCACAGGTCCACCTGGAAGGGCAGGTCCCGCAGCCGCTCCCACTCCCAGAGGCGCAGCATCTCCCCGCCGTCCGGGGCGGGCACGCGGGCGGCGTGCACGGGTGAGCAGGCAAGGGTGGTGTGACCGGTGGCGCCGATGTTCCATTCGATGCCGCCGGAGAACCAGGCGCCGTTGAGGGCGAAGTTGGCGGGCTGGAGCACGGGGTTGACGTAGAGCAGCTCGCGGTCGGTCGGCTTGTGGTGGAGGGAGGCGACGCGGCCGCCGAGGCCGGGCAGGACGGTGGCCCGCAGCCGGTCGTTCTCGATGACGAGGGCGTCGACCTCCCGGGGCTCGCGCTCGCGGTCGTAGCCGTCCCGGACCCGCAGCGGCAGCAGGCTGCGCAGTGGCTCGTAGTCGACCTGGCGTGCCATGTCGCGCGGCAGGCCGGCCCGGTCGCGTTCGTCGATGTGGTGGGCCTCGTCCAGGGGGCGCAGCGGCGGCAGCGGGTTGTCCGGTCCCAGCGGCGCGGCGGGCAGGGTCAGTACCTCACGTCGGATCGTCGTCACGGTTCCCCATGGAAGCCGCTCACCGGTGCCGTGAACAGGGGCGCCGTCGGTCACGTTCGCGCGACGTCGCTCACGTCCGGGTCGCCGGGCGCCCCTTCGGCGGCGTTGCGAGGCGCTTCTCGACGCGGCACGCCGTGGTGTCGGACGCGGCGGACGGCGAGCGGAGGGCGGGCGCGATCACGGAGGACCGGGCGGCGGAGACGACGCCGCGCGGGCTCGGCCGCGGGTTTCGCGGCCCGCGGTGGACGGTGCCGGGCCGGGGCACCATGTGGCTCAGTCCTGGGTCACGCTCTCGGCGGTGATCGCCCAGCGCTGGTGGTCGCGCCAGGCCCCGCCGATGTGGAGCATCCTCGGCGAGAAGCCCTCCAGGTGGAAGCCGCAGGCGCGGGCCAGCGCGATCGAGGCGGCGTTGCCCGGCTGCACGTTGATCTCCAGCCGGTGCAGCCGCATCGGTCCGAACGCGTACCGCACGACGAGGTCCAGCCCTTCGCGCATCAGCCCGCGGCCCGCCGCGTGCGCGAAGGCGCCGTAGCCGAGCGCGCCGCTGAGGAAGCCGCCCCCGACGATGTTGTTGATGTTGACGAACCCGGCGATGGAGCCGTCCCGCCCGCCGTCCGCCTCCTTCTCGCACACCAGGAACCCGGCCTTGGTGGGGTCCTCGATCAGCCGGGCCGCGTAGGCGTCGTAGGCCTGGACGCTGTCGGGCGGGAAGAGCCACGGGCGGTGCAGGTCCTTGCTCTCCCGGGCCCGGGCGGTGAACTCGGCGCCGTCCTCGTAGGTGAAGGGCCGTATGCCCACGCGGGGGGCCTCGGCGAGGTGGCGGGACGCGTTGTGCGGCATTTCGCCAGCCTACGACGCGGTGCCGCCGCGCGCGGGGCCGGTCGGCGCGGTGATCAGCCGAGCGCCGGCCCGTCCAGCGTCAAGGTGCCCGCGTCCGCGTCCAGTTCCGCCGCCGCGCCGAACGGGACGGTCAGCGCCCCCTCGCAGTGGCCGAAGCCGAAGTCCTCGGCGACCGGCACGCCGAGGCCGCCGAGCCGGTCGGCCAGCATCGGTCGCAACCGCTCGTAGGGCTCGCACTCCTGCCACGACCCGAGGAGCACCCCGCCGACCCCGTCGAGCCAGCCGGCCCGCAGGAGCTGGGTGAGGTAGCGGTCCAGCCGGTACGTCTCCTCCCCCACGTCCTCGAGGCACAGCAGCCCGCCGCGCGCGGAGGGACGGGCGTGCGGGGTGCCGAGTTCGGCGGCGAGCAGGGCGAGGCAGCCGCCGAGGGTGACGCCGCGCGCCCGGCCGGGGACCATGGGTGCGCCGCCGGAGGCGATCACGCGGACCGTCTCCGGGGCGAACAGGGTGGCCTTCAGGTGCTCCTGCGCCCGCGCGTTCTTGGTGAAGTCGATCCCGGCGGCCATGGGCCCGTGCAGCGTGACCAGGCCCAGACGGGTGGCGAAGGCCTCGTGCAGCGCGGTGATGTCGCTGAAGCCGACGAACACCTTGGGTCCGGCCGCACGCATCGCCTCCCAGTCGAGCAGGTCGGCCATGCGCTGGACGCCGTAGCCGCCGCGGGCGCACAGCACGGCGTCCACGGCCGGGTCGCACCAGGCGGCCTGGAGGTCGGCGGCCCGGTCGGCGTCGGTACCCGCGAGGTAGTCGAAGGTGCCGTGCCGGTCCAGGACGTGCGGTGCCACGACCGGGTCCAGGTCCCAGCCGCGCAGCACGTCCAGACCCGCCTGCAGCCGCTCCTCGGGCACGGGACCGCTGGGTGCGACGACGGCCACCCGGGCGCCCGCGGCCAGCCGGGACGGCCTGACCAGGTCCCTCATCGGGTCAGCTCCAGGGCGGGGATGCCGCGCGAGTCGAGGCCGAAGACCTGGGAGTAGAGGGAGAGCTCCGCCTCCAGGGCGCGCACCATCGTCTCGGCCCGGCGGAATCCGTGCCCCTCGCCCTCGAAGGTGAGGTACGCGTGCGGCACCCCGCGGCCGGCCATGCGGGCGAGGAACCGCTCGCACTGCACGGGCGGGCAGATCACGTCGTCGAGCCCCTGGAGCAGCAGGAAGGGCGCGGTGACCCGGTCGGCGTGCTCGGCGGGCGACCGCTCGGCGTACCGGGCGGGCACCTCGGCGTACGGGCCGACGAGGCTCTCCAGGTACCGCGACTCGAAGTCGTGGGTCTCCCCCGTGCCCCAGCCCGTCAGGTCGAGGATCGGATAGCTGACCGTGCCGCAGGCGTAGACGTCGGTCGTGGCCAGCGAGGCGGCGGCCGTCCAGCCGCCCGCGCTGCCGCCGCGCACGGCGAGCCGCTCCCGGTCGGCGGTGCCCTCGTCGGCGAGGGCGAGGGCGACGGCGGCGCAGTCCTCGACGTCGACGACCCCCCACTGCTCGCGCAGCCGGTTGCGGTACTCCCGGCCGTGGCCGGTGGAGCCGCCGTAGTTGACCTCCGCGACGCCGATGCCGCGCGAGGTGAAGTAGGCGATCTCCAGGTCCAGCACGAGGGGCGACCGGGTGGTGGGGCCGCCGTGTGCCCAGATCACGTAGGGCGGCAGCTCGCCGTCCGGTGCGGCACAGCCGGGGTGGTGCGGCGGATACAGGTGTGCGTGGATGTCCCGCCCGGCGGGGCCGGTGAAGGTGCGGATCCGCGGTTCGGGGTAGTACGCCGGGTCCACCGCGTCGTCGTGCGGGGCGCCGATCACCCGGGCCCGGCCGGTACGGGCGTCCAGTTCCACCACCTCGTGAGAGGTGCGCGGACTCGCGCCGACGGCCACCACGCGCTCGCCGTGCGCGGCGAGGGTGGCCGCGAACTCTGTCCAGGGACCCGCGGCGTCCACGACCTCGCCGCTCTCGGGGTCGAGGATGCCGAGGGCGGTGGCGCCACGGCCGTGCACTACGGCGATCAGGCCGCTGTCCAGCGGTGCGAACCAGCGCCGGCCGAGCTTCCACAGCGGTCCGCCGAACTCCTCCTCACGGGCGCACAACGGCTGCCCGTCGCGGTAGAGGTTCCACCAGCCGGTGCGGTCGGAGGAGTACAGCAGGGCGCCGTCGGGGGCCCAGTCCACCTGGGCGACGGACTCCTCGGGCCCGCCGGCGACGGTCCGGGCGTCCCGGAACGTGCCCTCGGGGCCGATCTCGGCGACGATCAGCTCGGTGCCGTCCCAGGGCATGCGCGGGTGGTCCCAGGCGAGCCAGGCGGCACGCCGCCCGTCGGGCGAGACGCGGGGCCCGGTGACGAAGCGGTGCCGGTCCCCGGTGAGCTCACGGACGGCGTCCCGGTCGCCGGCCGCCGAGCCGTCCAGCGGCACCGCCGCCGGCACCCGGCGCACGTCGCCGGGCCCGTCGCCGGTGAACTCCTCCAGGACGCACCACACCTCGCCGCGCTCGGGCCGCAGGTGCGGCTCGGCCCAGCGCAGCCCGCCGCCCACCGGGGAGACGGGCGTCAGCGGACGCGGCTCGCCGCCGCCCGGCTCGTGGGCGTACAGCCGCTGGTCGGCGAAGTTCACGAAGACCAGCAACGGCCCGGTGCCGGTCATCAGGGCGGTCCAGGGCCGGCCGCCGTATTCGATGACACGGCTGCGGACGTTCCACGGCGCGGGCAGCACCGGCTCCTCGGTGCCGTCGGGACGCCGCCGCAGCAGAGTGCGCCGCCCGCCCTCCGTGGGCCGGGGCGCGGTCCACCACACCTCGTCGCCGACGAAGCCCACGTCCTCGGGGCGCCCGTCGTGCTCGGCGGCGAGGGCCGCGTCGATGGGCGAGGGCCACGATCCGTACGGCAGAGTCCGCACTGACTCCCCCACGTCTCCTCCAGTTCCTTGTCGGGCGGACCCCAGGGGGTGTCCGTCAGGCCGTGCGCAGAAAGCGGTCGAGGACGCGGACGCCGAAGTGCAGCGCCTCGACGGGGACGCGTTCGTCGACGCCGTGGAAGAGGGCCTGGTAGTCGAAGCCCTCGGGCAGCTTCAGCGGCGCGAATCCGTACCCGGTGATGCCGAGCCGCGAGAACTGCTTGGCGTCCGTGCCACCGGACATGCAGTACGGCACCACGTGCCCCTCCGGGGCGAACTCCTCGACGGCGGCGCGCATCCGGGCATACGTCGGCGAGTCCACGGGCGCCTGGAGGGCGACCTCGCGGTGGGCGAACTCCCAGTCCACGTCTGGCCCGGTGAGC
Coding sequences within it:
- a CDS encoding prolyl oligopeptidase family serine peptidase, whose product is MGESVRTLPYGSWPSPIDAALAAEHDGRPEDVGFVGDEVWWTAPRPTEGGRRTLLRRRPDGTEEPVLPAPWNVRSRVIEYGGRPWTALMTGTGPLLVFVNFADQRLYAHEPGGGEPRPLTPVSPVGGGLRWAEPHLRPERGEVWCVLEEFTGDGPGDVRRVPAAVPLDGSAAGDRDAVRELTGDRHRFVTGPRVSPDGRRAAWLAWDHPRMPWDGTELIVAEIGPEGTFRDARTVAGGPEESVAQVDWAPDGALLYSSDRTGWWNLYRDGQPLCAREEEFGGPLWKLGRRWFAPLDSGLIAVVHGRGATALGILDPESGEVVDAAGPWTEFAATLAAHGERVVAVGASPRTSHEVVELDARTGRARVIGAPHDDAVDPAYYPEPRIRTFTGPAGRDIHAHLYPPHHPGCAAPDGELPPYVIWAHGGPTTRSPLVLDLEIAYFTSRGIGVAEVNYGGSTGHGREYRNRLREQWGVVDVEDCAAVALALADEGTADRERLAVRGGSAGGWTAAASLATTDVYACGTVSYPILDLTGWGTGETHDFESRYLESLVGPYAEVPARYAERSPAEHADRVTAPFLLLQGLDDVICPPVQCERFLARMAGRGVPHAYLTFEGEGHGFRRAETMVRALEAELSLYSQVFGLDSRGIPALELTR
- a CDS encoding GNAT family N-acetyltransferase — translated: MPHNASRHLAEAPRVGIRPFTYEDGAEFTARARESKDLHRPWLFPPDSVQAYDAYAARLIEDPTKAGFLVCEKEADGGRDGSIAGFVNINNIVGGGFLSGALGYGAFAHAAGRGLMREGLDLVVRYAFGPMRLHRLEINVQPGNAASIALARACGFHLEGFSPRMLHIGGAWRDHQRWAITAESVTQD
- a CDS encoding DUF5107 domain-containing protein, whose translation is MTTIRREVLTLPAAPLGPDNPLPPLRPLDEAHHIDERDRAGLPRDMARQVDYEPLRSLLPLRVRDGYDREREPREVDALVIENDRLRATVLPGLGGRVASLHHKPTDRELLYVNPVLQPANFALNGAWFSGGIEWNIGATGHTTLACSPVHAARVPAPDGGEMLRLWEWERLRDLPFQVDLWLPEGSDFLHVGVRIRNPHERPVPTYWWSNIAVPEDRRVLAPADEAWLFGYERRLRRVPVPSYDGTDRTYPLNSTHPADYFYEVPDGRRRWIAALDEHGHGLAQTSTDLLRGRKLFVWGTGSGGRRWQEWLTEPGTGGYCEIQAGLARTQLEHVRLEAESEVSWLEAYGPLDAAPRGEWHAALRRAEDRLEAVLPRDDVDAAYEAWLPYADAEPGQSLATGSGWGALEVLRTGWKLPGTPFAEDTLGDEQRPWLHLLRTGSLPEPGRHEPPGSTLVARPWRDMLETTAATPIAEYHLGVAQWHGGDRAQAVRSWERGLKTAPAGWPLLRCLAVADREDGHHERAADRYTEAFDDLCERLREQREETDVRVEDAQWTAVAAALGREAIEALLAVGRTADARAVWQRLRPATRARGRFRLTEAELLAAEGRREAARAVFDEGFEVADLREGAESIGRLWARLGDEPLPARHDFRMRPDGG
- a CDS encoding VOC family protein; translation: MDILGATLRIYVDDLDKAIPFYEGLAGGPAHRFERGGVQVAAVGCFLLMSGPESQLEVLRKITATIAVTDVEETHRVLTSLGADIIAGPVPTPAGRNLIARHPDGTIYEYVDRRA
- a CDS encoding S66 peptidase family protein, with translation MRDLVRPSRLAAGARVAVVAPSGPVPEERLQAGLDVLRGWDLDPVVAPHVLDRHGTFDYLAGTDADRAADLQAAWCDPAVDAVLCARGGYGVQRMADLLDWEAMRAAGPKVFVGFSDITALHEAFATRLGLVTLHGPMAAGIDFTKNARAQEHLKATLFAPETVRVIASGGAPMVPGRARGVTLGGCLALLAAELGTPHARPSARGGLLCLEDVGEETYRLDRYLTQLLRAGWLDGVGGVLLGSWQECEPYERLRPMLADRLGGLGVPVAEDFGFGHCEGALTVPFGAAAELDADAGTLTLDGPALG